A stretch of Brassica napus cultivar Da-Ae chromosome C6, Da-Ae, whole genome shotgun sequence DNA encodes these proteins:
- the LOC106416420 gene encoding pectinesterase 2, protein MAPIKDLISKFSDFKNNKKLIISSAVLALVLFSAVVGIAVTKSNQTKNQKIPTLSPTSHAVLKSVCSSTLYPELCFSAVAATGKKLTSDKDVIEASLNLTTNAVKHNYFAVKKLITKRKGLTAREVTALHDCLEIIDETLDELHVALEDLHQYPKGKSLRKHADDLKTLISSAITNQGTCLDGFSYDNADRKLRKALLKGQVHVEHMCSNALAMIKNMTETDIANFELKDKSGSTNNRKLKEELTGDLDGEGWPNWLSIGDRRLLQGSTGVNADATVAADGSGDFTTVAAAVAAAPEKSNKRYVIHIKAGVYRENVEVSKKKKNIMFLGDGRGKTIITGKRNVVDGSTTFHSATVAAVGERFLARDITFQNTAGPSKHQAVALRVGSDFSAFYNCDMLAYQDTLYVHSNRQFFVKCHIAGTVDFIFGNAAAVLQDCVINARRPNSNQKNMVTAQGRSDPNQNTGIVIQNCKIGATSDLMAVKGSFSTYLGRPWKQYSRTVIMQSDISDVIRPEGWLEWSGDFALDTLTYREYLNRGAGSGTANRVKWKGYQVITNVTEAQQYTAGQFIGGEGWLGSTGFPFSLSL, encoded by the exons ATGGCACCAATAAAAGATCTCATATCCAAGTTCTCAGATTTCAAGAACAACAAGAAACTTATTATCTCCTCCGCCGTCTTAGCTTTGGTGCTATTTTCCGCCGTCGTTGGAATCGCCGTAACAAAatctaaccaaaccaaaaaccaaaaaatcccAACGCTATCTCCAACATCACACGCCGTTTTAAAGTCCGTTTGCAGCTCAACTCTCTACCCGGAGCTCTGTTTCTCCGCCGTAGCAGCCACCGGCAAAAAGTTGACGTCAGATAAGGACGTTATCGAAGCGTCGCTGAACCTAACCACAAACGCCGTGAAACACAACTACTTTGCAGTCAAGAAGCTTATCACTAAAAGAAAAGGCTTGACGGCGCGTGAGGTAACAGCGCTTCATGATTGTTTGGAGATTATTGATGAGACGTTAGATGAGCTTCACGTGGCGCTGGAGGATCTTCATCAGTATCCTAAAGGCAAATCTCTGAGGAAACATGCTGATGATCTGAAAACACTAATTAGCTCAGCCATTACTAACCAAGGGACTTGCCTTGACGGCTTCTCTTACGACAATGCAGATCGGAAACTTCGCAAGGCCTTATTGAAGGGGCAG GTACATGTGGAGCACATGTGTAGTAACGCATTAGCAATGATCAAGAACATGACAGAAACCGACATAGCCAACTTCGAGCTGAAAGACAAGTCCGGCTCCACCAACAACCGTAAACTCAAGGAGGAGCTTACAGGCGACTTAGACGGAGAAGGCTGGCCAAACTGGTTATCCATCGGAGACAGAAGGCTTCTTCAAGGGTCAACGGGGGTGAATGCAGACGCCACGGTGGCGGCTGATGGAAGCGGTGACTTTACGACGGTTGCGGCGGCTGTAGCAGCTGCGCCGGAGAAGAGTAATAAGAGGTATGTGATACATATAAAAGCAGGAGTTTATAGAGAGAATGTGGAAgtgtcgaagaagaagaagaatataatGTTTTTGGGAGATGGTCGAGGAAAGACTATTATTACCGGAAAAAGAAACGTCGTTGACGGAAGCACCACTTTCCACTCAGCTACCGTTG CTGCCGTTGGTGAAAGATTCTTAGCGCGTGACATCACGTTCCAAAACACGGCGGGTCCGTCAAAGCATCAAGCGGTGGCTCTCCGGGTCGGGTCAGACTTCTCCGCTTTTTACAACTGCGACATGTTAGCTTATCAAGACACACTTTACGTTCACTCCAACCGTCAGTTCTTTGTCAAATGTCACATAGCCGGAACCGTCGATTTCATCTTCGGAAACGCAGCCGCGGTTTTACAAGACTGTGTTATAAACGCACGCCGACCCAACTCCAACCAGAAAAACATGGTCACGGCTCAGGGCCGGTCCGACCCGAACCAAAACACTGGGATTGTGATTCAGAATTGTAAGATTGGTGCCACATCGGATCTTATGGCCGTCAAAGGAAGTTTTTCGACGTATCTTGGTCGTCCTTGGAAACAATATTCGAGGACAGTGATAATGCAGTCGGATATCTCCGACGTGATCCGACCTGAAGGATGGCTTGAGTGGAGCGGGGATTTTGCGTTGGATACTCTGACTTATAGAGAGTATTTGAATAGAGGAGCGGGGTCTGGAACTGCAAATAGAGTAAAGTGGAAGGGCTATCAGGTGATTACGAATGTTACAGAGGCTCAACAGTATACGGCTGGTCAGTTTATTGGTGGTGAAGGCTGGTTAGGCTCGACCGGTTTTCCTTTCTCGCTGAgtctttga
- the LOC106418361 gene encoding pectinesterase 1: protein MDSVTSFKGYGKVDEAQDLALKKKTRKRLILLTVSGVILVAVIIAAVVGTVVHSKNKNSSEPTPSSPPELTPSTSLKTICSVTRFPESCFNSISKLPSSNTTDPEVLFKLSLKVIIDELDSISDLPEKLSTETEDERIKSALRVCGNLIEDALDRLNDTVSSMDASKDGSKKTLNSSRINDLKTWLSATVTDHETCFDAIDELATNKTEYGNSTITKQLKSAMSSSTEFASNSLAIVSKILAAISDFGIPIHGRRRLLMSQQTPEWARRRLLQTEGLKPDVTVAADGSGDVMTVNEAVAMVPKKSLKVFVIYVKAGRYVENVVMDKGKWNVMIYGDGKDKTIIAGGKNFIDGTPTYETATFAIQGKGFIMKDIAIINTSGAAKHQAVAFRSGSDFSVYYQCSFDGFQDTLYPHSNRQFYRNCDVTGTIDFIFGSAAVVFQDCKIMPRQPLGNQFNTITAQGKKDPNQNSGMSIQRCTISANGNVTAPTYLGRPWKDFSTTVIMETEIGPVVKATGWMSWVDGVDPPPSIVYGEYKNTGPGSDVAMRVKWAGYKAVMTADEAAKFTVATLLHGGDWIPATGVTHQLS, encoded by the exons ATGGATTCAGTGACATCCTTCAAAGGATATGGAAAAGTAGACGAAGCTCAAGATCTAGCGTtaaagaaaaagacaagaaaacgTCTGATTCTCCTAACCGTCTCCGGCGTAATCCTCGTCGCGGTGATAATCGCCGCCGTGGTCGGTACCGTGGTCCACAGCAAAAACAAGAACTCATCCGAGCCAACACCGAGTTCACCCCCCGAGTTAACACCATCCACATCGCTTAAAACCATTTGCAGCGTGACACGTTTCCCCGAATCTTGCTTCAACAGTATCTCAAAGCTTCCATCTTCCAACACAACAGATCCAGAGGTTCTGTTCAAGCTCTCGTTAAAGGTAATCATAGACGAGCTCGATTCGATTTCCGATTTACCGGAAAAGCTATCGACGGAGACGGAGGACGAGAGGATCAAATCCGCGTTAAGGGTATGTGGGAATCTGATCGAAGACGCGTTAGATCGGCTCAACGACACCGTCTCGTCAATGGACGCGTCTAAGGACGGGAGCAAGAAGACTCTAAACTCGTCGAGAATCAACGATCTCAAGACTTGGCTTAGCGCAACCGTGACGGATCACGAGACGTGTTTCGACGCGATAGACGAGTTAGCTACGAACAAGACGGAGTACGGGAACTCGACGATCACGAAGCAGCTCAAGTCCGCGATGAGCAGCTCCACCGAGTTCGCAAGCAACAGCCTCGCAATCGTGTCGAAGATCCTCGCCGCGATAAGCGACTTCGGGATTCCGATTCACGGAAGGAGACGGCTTTTGATGAGTCAGCAGACCCCGGAGTGGGCGCGGCGGAGGCTGTTACAGACGGAGGGTCTGAAGCCTGATGTGACGGTAGCGGCTGATGGAAGCGGAGATGTGATGACGGTGAACGAAGCGGTGGCGATGGTGCCGAAGAAGAGCTTGAAGGTGTTTGTGATCTATGTGAAAGCTGGGAGGTACGTTGAGAATGTTGTGATGGATAAGGGTAAGTGGAATGTTATGATCTACGGCGACGGGAAAGATAAAACAATTATCGCCGGCGGGAAGAACTTTATCGACGGGACTCCGACTTATGAAACGGCgacgtttg CTATACAAGGCAAAGGATTTATAATGAAGGACATCGCAATCATAAACACCTCCGGAGCAGCGAAGCACCAGGCGGTGGCGTTCCGATCAGGCTCCGACTTCTCCGTTTATTACCAATGCTCATTCGACGGTTTCCAAGACACGCTCTACCCTCACTCCAACCGCCAGTTCTACCGCAACTGTGATGTCACCGGCACCATCGACTTCATCTTCGGAAGCGCCGCTGTGGTTTTCCAAGACTGCAAGATCATGCCACGTCAGCCTCTCGGGAACCAGTTCAACACCATAACGGCTCAGGGGAAGAAAGATCCGAACCAGAACTCTGGCATGTCGATCCAGCGATGCACTATCTCAGCCAACGGGAATGTGACCGCTCCGACGTATCTTGGCCGACCGTGGAAGGATTTTTCTACGACGGTGATTATGGAGACGGAGATTGGACCGGTGGTTAAAGCTACCGGGTGGATGTCGTGGGTTGACGGCGTTGATCCGCCTCCGAGTATTGTGTACGGTGAGTACAAGAATACGGGTCCTGGTTCGGATGTGGCAATGAGAGTTAAATGGGCTGGGTATAAAGCGGTTATGACGGCGGATGAGGCAGCTAAGTTTACGGTGGCAACGCTTTTACATGGCGGTGATTGGATACCGGCGACGGGAGTGACCCATCAGCTATCTTGA
- the LOC106416418 gene encoding proteasome subunit alpha type-5-A encodes MFLTRTEYDRGVNTFSPEGRLFQVEYAIEAIKLGSTAIGVKTKEGVVLAVEKRITSPLLEPSSVEKIMEIDDHIGCAMSGLIADARTLVEHARVETQNHRFSYGEPMTVESTTQALCDLALRFGEGDEESMSRPFGVSLLIAGHDENGPSLYYTDPSGTFWQCNAKAIGSGSEGADSSLQEQFNKDLSLSEAETIAVSILKQVMEEKVTPNNVDIAKVAPAYHLYTPQEVEAVISRL; translated from the exons atgtttcTCACAAG GACCGAGTACGACAGAGGAGTCAACACTTTCTCTCCTGAAGGAAGGCTATTCCAAGTCGAGTATGCCATTGAAGCTATCAAG CTGGGTTCTACTGCAATTGGAGTAAAGACTAAGGAAGGAGTTGTGCTTGCTGTCGAGAAGCGTATCACCTCCCCTTTGCTG GAGCCGAGCAGTGTGGAGAAGATTATGGAAATTGATGACCATATTGGCTGTGCCATGAGCGGCTTAATTGCTGATGCGCGTACTCTTGTTGAGCATGCAAGAGTTGAGACTCAA AACCACAGATTCTCGTATGGTGAGCCAATGACTGTAGAGTCCACCACGCAAGCACTGTGTGATCTGGCTTTACGGTTTggtgaaggagatgaagaatcAATG TCTCGGCCATTTGGAGTCTCTCTTCTCATTGCTGGTCATGATGAAAACGGACCGAGCTT GTACTACACGGACCCGTCTGGAACGTTCTGGCAGTGCAATGCAAAGGCGATTGGTTCAGGCTCAGAAGGAGCTGATAGTTCTCTTCAAGAGCAATTCAACAAA GATCTGTCGCTGAGTGAAGCTGAGACGATCGCTGTATCTATCCTCAAGCAAGTTATGGAAGAAAAG GTGACTCCAAACAATGTGGACATTGCTAAGGTAGCTCCAGCGTACCATCTCTACACTCCACAAGAAGTTGAAGCAGTCATCAGTCGCCTTTGA